A single Cucumis melo cultivar AY chromosome 4, USDA_Cmelo_AY_1.0, whole genome shotgun sequence DNA region contains:
- the LOC103489920 gene encoding uncharacterized protein LOC103489920: MADNCLFSEVEMAIDEAVGYPQAYAKLCRDRQAGLYTHGPPFTFTPYSLKKRETATARELDKLFPIINPKAKPTAKPKLFVSLLWKQLNHLGNAGFDPAVIRVDHYGNVLYYHADSASPLAWDIDHWFPCSRGGLTVPSNLRILQWQACKRKHHKLEFLVPWWDFQLGISVNQFLSIFASSNSDFRRRAFSFLFFEGENEELNTSQTVESHSFPQHFVEAKERLGFAPAAIVLSRRECYDSSSPLRSLDYNRQPRPSIPIVAARKVKPELLKENENPDFVANPYQAIVLARDSLRQRDERAKLKAEIQRVDDEVNDMKLNNEEEKLTIQDLELKLIKHKRRAEKCRRLAEAQSSHKTMLEKMIRDTMHQSVIYKEQLRLNQAASNALMARLEAQKAICNAAEKDLYQKYRQRDELEKQLRPEHDQARKRLRMDKMLLEETDSKTPPFFLPGIKPKTPTHKELRLFLEEEQRASECGLSQNGEQNQKESDVAMEKPGEHENNKAIVPLQEESLITQRFQNLEIGEAKRHDMLLFPFMQESDVEEEEEDEESRKQRGKGNIEKWLQMLLDENQEDSNLQNEDESSTSTKMNANSPQKEVEVSTTTEDKNNKETGDKERTVEEKDRIVGTEDSKSEKDVNIEGSEKKEQSGKEIKFTRSDSARIFRRIPSSPSLILGMKRGVDCMGKKPMVSGDDNVDVEDHASRNSFIKSSIKTLKKAVRI, translated from the exons ATGGCCGACAATTGCTTGTTTAGTGAAGTAGAAATGGCGATCGATGAAGCTGTCGGCTACCCGCAAGCTTATGCTAAGCTCTGCCGCGATCGACAAGCTGGATTGTACACTCATGGTCCTCCTTTCACTTTCACGCCTTATAGTCTCAAAAAACGAGAG ACTGCTACAGCACGAGAACTTGATAAGTTGTTTCCAATTATAAATCCAAAGGCAAAGCCTACTGCCAAGCCTAAGCTTTTTGTGAGTCTTTTATGGAAGCAACTCAATCATCTCGG GAATGCTGGCTTTGATCCTGCAGTAATTCGAGTTGACCATTACGGCAATGTTCTGTATTATCATGCTGATTCTGCTTCACCACTTGCTTGGGATATTGATCATTGGTTTCCTTGCTCAA GAGGAGGACTGACTGTTCCAAGCAATTTACGGATACTACAATGGCAAGCCTGCAAGAGGAAGCATCACAAGTTAGAGTTCTTGGTCCCTTGGTGGGATTTTCAATTAGGTATCTCCGTAAACCAGTTTCTATCAATCTTTGCTTCATCCAACTCAGATTTCAG GCGTAGagcattttcttttttgttctttgaAGGCGAAAATGAAGAGCTGAATACTTCACAGACAGTTGAATCTCATTCTTTTCCACAACATTTTGTGGAAGCCAAAGAGCGACTCGGCTTTGCTCCAGCTGCCATCGTTTTATCTCGAAGAGAATGTTATGATTCTTCATCACCTTTGAGATCATTGGACTACAATAGGCAACCAAGACCAAGTATCCCTATAGTTG CTGCACGAAAAGTGAAACCCGAACTTCTTAAAGAGAATGAAAACCCAGACTTCGTTGCGAACCCCTACCAAGCCATTGTCCTGGCCAGAGATTCCCTAAGACAAAGAGATGAAAGGGCAAAGCTGAAGGCTGAAATACAGAGAGTGGATGATGAAGTGAATGATATGAAGCTAAATAATGAAGAAGAGAAGCTCACAATTCAGGACTTGGAACTGAAACTAATTAAGCATAAACGAAGGGCAGAGAAATGTAGGCGATTAGCAGAGGCACAATCATCTCATAAGACAATGCTGGAGAAGATGATCCGGGATACCATGCACCA GAGTGTTATTTACAAGGAGCAGTTGAGGCTAAACCAAGCAGCGAGTAATGCACTAATGGCCCGGCTTGAAGCACAGAAGGCAATTTGTAATGCTGCCGAGAAGGATCTCTACCAAAAGTATAGACAGAGAGATGAGCTGGAGAAACAGTTGAGGCCTGAACACGATCAGGCTCGAAAAAGATTAAGAATGGACAAAATGTTATTGGAAGAAACAGACTCTAAAACTCCACCTTTCTTTTTGCCAGGAATCAAGCCAAAGACACCTACACACAAAGAGCTCAGACTATTTCTAGAGGAAGAACAAAGAGCTTCTGAATGTGGTTTGTCTCAAAATGGAGAGCAGAACCAAAAGGAAAGTGATGTGGCCATGGAGAAGCCTGGCGAACATGAGAACAACAAAGCAATTGTTCCATTACAGGAAGAAAGCTTAATTACTCAAAGGtttcaaaatttagaaataGGAGAAGCAAAGAGACACGACATGCTGCTATTCCCTTTCATGCAAGAGTCAGAtgtcgaagaagaagaagaagacgaagagaGTAGAAAACAACGGGGGAAAGGAAACATTGAGAAGTGGCTTCAAATGCTGTTGGATGAGAACCAAGAAGATTCAAATCTCCAAAATGAAGATGAAAGCAGCACAAGCACAAAAATGAATGCAAATTCCCCACAGAAGGAGGTCGAGGTCTCGACGACTACAGAAGACAAAAACAACAAAGAGACGGGTGATAAAGAACGTACAGTTGAAGAGAAAGACAGGATTGTTGGAACTGAAGACAGCAAAAGCGAAAAAGATGTGAACATTGAAGGGAGTGAAAAGAAAGAGCAGAGTGGGAAGGAAATAAAATTCACAAGATCAGACAGTGCAAGGATTTTTAGGAGAATCCCATCTTCACCATCTCTGATCTTGGGGATGAAAAGGGGAGTAGACTGTATGGGAAAGAAACCAATGGTAAGTGGGGACGACAACGTCGATGTTGAAGATCATGCTTCGAGAAACAGCTTTATCAAATCTTCTATCAAGACACTCAAGAAGGCAGTTAGGATATGA
- the LOC103489919 gene encoding plastidic ATP/ADP-transporter-like: MEAVLQSKGLLSLPPNPKTRSLLPSHGLRQRILSTNPRNLSGFSLSSNGFQRFQGFVSKNPPFCSNERVSLICRAEAAAAPAADSDGQSGFGEIETPKFLGIEVETLKKIIPLGLMFFCILFNYTILRDTKDVLVVTAKGSSAEIIPFLKTWVNLPMAVGFMLLYTKMANVLPRQALFYSVIVPFIAFFGAFGFLLYPLSNYIHPQAFADKLLNALGPRFLGPLAIMRIWSFCLFYVMAELWGSVVVSVLFWGFANQITTVDEAKKFYPLFGLGANVALIFSGRTVKYFSNMRKHLGPGVDGWAISLKAMMSIVVGMGLAICFLYWWVNKFAALPTRSKKKKAKVNMGTMESLKFLASSRYIRDLATLVVAYGISINLVEVTWKSKLKAQFPSPNEYSSFMGDFSTATGIVTFVMMLLSQYIFNKYGWGVAANITPTVLLVTGVAFFSLILFGGPIAPMLTQFGLTPLLAAVYVGAMQNIFSKSAKYSLFDPCKEMAYIPLDEDTKVKGKAAIDVVCNPLGKSGGALIQQFMILTFGSLANSTPYLGGVLLVIVLAWLGAARSLDSQFSALRREEELEKELERSAVKIPVVSQNDGDNGSLASRSPLNPTTGDSASSSSETSAPTNA, from the exons ATGGAGGCCGTTTTGCAGAGCAAAGGGCTTCTTTCTCTTCCCCCAAATCCCAAAACCAGGAGTTTATTACCTTCTCATGGCCTTAGACAAAGGATTTTATCTACAAATCCTCGAAATCTTTCTGGGTTTTCTCTTTCCTCAAATGGGTTTCAAAGATTTCAAGGATTTGTATCAAAAAACCCTCCCTTTTGTTCTAATGAACGAGTTTCTTTAATCTGTAGGGCTGAAGCTGCGGCAGCTCCGGCGGCGGATTCCGATGGTCAGTCGGGGTTTGGTGAAATTGAGACCCCGAAATTTTTGGGGATTGAGGTTGAAACCCTTAAAAAGATTATCCCTCTTGGGCTTATGTTCTTTTGCATCCTTTTTAATTATACGATTCTTAGAGATACTAAGGATGTTTTGGTTGTGACTGCTAAAGGTAGCAGTGCTGAGATTATTCCATTTTTGAAGACTTGGGTTAATTTACCTATGGCTGTTGGTTTCATGTTGTTGTATACCAAGATGGCTAATGTGTTGCCTAGACAGGCTCTGTTCTACTCTGTTATTGTTCCATTCATTGCCTTTTTTGGGGCTTTTGGGTTTCTTTTATATCCTCTCAGCAATTATATTCATCCTCAAGCTTTTGCTGATAAGCTTCTCAACGCTCTTGGCCCGAGGTTCCTTGGTCCTTTGGCTATTATGAGGATTTGGAGCTTCTGTTTGTTTTATGTGATGGCTGAGCTGTGGGGAAGTGTTGTGGTTTCTGTTCTGTTCTGGGGATTTGCCAATCAG ATTACTACTGTTGACGAAGCCAAAAAGTTCTATCCCCTATTCGGACTTGGTGCAAATGTTGCCCTCATTTTCTCGGGCAGAACAGTGAAGTATTTCTCAAATATGAGGAAGCACTTGGGTCCCGGAGTTGATGGTTGGGCAATATCTCTGAAAGCAATGATGAGTATCGTGGTTGGTATGGGACTTGCTATCTGTTTCCTGTATTGGTGGGTGAATAAATTTGCTGCTCTTCCCACTCGCagcaagaagaagaag GCGAAGGTTAACATGGGGACAATGGAGAGCTTGAAATTCTTGGCATCTTCAAGATATATTCGGGATCTTGCTACTCTGGTGGTTGCGTACGGCATCAGTATCAATCTTGTTGAGGTTACATGGAAATCAAAGCTCAAAGCACAG TTCCCCAGCCCGAACGAATACTCCTCTTTCATGGGTGATTTCTCAACCGCTACTGGAATTGTGACATTCGTAATGATGTTGCTAAGTCAATATATATTCAACAAATACGGATGGGGAGTTGCAGCCAATATTACGCCCACAGTGCTCCTCGTCACTGGGGTTGCTTTCTTTTCATTGATCTTGTTTGGAGGCCCGATAGCACCAATGCTTACACAGTTCGGCTTAACTCCTCTTCTTGCTGCTGTTTATGTGGGTGCTATGCAAAACATCTTCAGCAAGAGTGCCAAATACAGTTTGTTTGATCCTTGCAAAGAAATGGCTTACATTCCTTTGGACGAGGATACCAAG GTTAAAGGGAAGGCTGCCATTGATGTTGTCTGCAACCCGTTGGGGAAGTCTGGAGGTGCTCTCATTCAACAGTTCATGATCTTGACATTTGGATCTCTTGCAAACTCGACTCCATACCTCGGAGGTGTCCTGTTGGTTATTGTGCTGGCATGGTTAGGAGCAGCTAGATCGTTAGACAGCCAATTCAGTGCACTGCGTCGGGAAGAAGAGCTCGAGAAGGAGTTGGAAAGATCAGCCGTGAAGATCCCAGTCGTGTCGCAGAACGACGGTGACAATGGCTCCCTTGCGAGTCGCTCGCCTTTGAACCCGACAACAGGTGATTCTGCAAGCAGTTCATCTGAAACCTCAGCACCCACAAATgcttag